The sequence below is a genomic window from Streptomyces sp. NBC_00582.
GCCAGCAGCCGCGGTAATACGTAGGGCGCAAGCGTTGTCCGGAATTATTGGGCGTAAAGAGCTCGTAGGCGGCTTGTCACGTCGGGTGTGAAAGCCCGGGGCTTAACCCCGGGTCTGCATTCGATACGGGCTAGCTAGAGTGTGGTAGGGGAGATCGGAATTCCTGGTGTAGCGGTGAAATGCGCAGATATCAGGAGGAACACCGGTGGCGAAGGCGGATCTCTGGGCCATTACTGACGCTGAGGAGCGAAAGCGTGGGGAGCGAACAGGATTAGATACCCTGGTAGTCCACGCCGTAAACGGTGGGAACTAGGTGTTGGCGACATTCCACGTCGTCGGTGCCGCAGCTAACGCATTAAGTTCCCCGCCTGGGGAGTACGGCCGCAAGGCTAAAACTCAAAGGAATTGACGGGGGCCCGCACAAGCAGCGGAGCATGTGGCTTAATTCGACGCAACGCGAAGAACCTTACCAAGGCTTGACATACACCGGAAACGGCCAGAGATGGTCGCCCCCTTGTGGTCGGTGTACAGGTGGTGCATGGCTGTCGTCAGCTCGTGTCGTGAGATGTTGGGTTAAGTCCCGCAACGAGCGCAACCCTTGTCCTGTGTTGCCAGCATGCCCTTCGGGGTGATGGGGACTCACAGGAGACCGCCGGGGTCAACTCGGAGGAAGGTGGGGACGACGTCAAGTCATCATGCCCCTTATGTCTTGGGCTGCACACGTGCTACAATGGCAGGTACAAAGAGCTGCGAAACCGTGAGGTGGAGCGAATCTCAAAAAGCCTGTCTCAGTTCGGATTGGGGTCTGCAACTCGACCCCATGAAGTCGGAGTTGCTAGTAATCGCAGATCAGCATTGCTGCGGTGAATACGTTCCCGGGCCTTGTACACACCGCCCGTCACGTCACGAAAGTCGGTAACACCCGAAGCCGGTGGCCCAACCCCTTGTGGGAGGGAGCTGTCGAAGGTGGGACTGGCGATTGGGACGAAGTCGTAACAAGGTAGCCGTACCGGAAGGTGCGGCTGGATCACCTCCTTTCTAAGGAGCACTTCTAGGCCGCCTAGGCGGTCCAGAGGCCAGTACGTCAGCGAACGTCTGATGCTGGTTGCTCATGGGTGGAACGTTGATTATTCGGCCGGGTTCACGGGTCGGAGGCTGTCAGTACTGCTCTTAGGAGCGTGGAAAGCATGATCTCCGGACGGGATCGGGTCGGGCACGCTGTTGGGTGTCTGAGGGAATGAACCCTCGGATGCCGGCCCCAGTGAACTCCGGCCTTTGGGTTGGGGGTGATGGGTGGCTGGTCGTTGTTTGAGAACTGCACAGTGGACGCGAGCATCTGTGGCCAAGTTTTTAAGGGCGCACGGTGGATGCCTTGGCACCAGGAACCGATGAAGGACGTGGGAGGCCACGATAGTCCCCGGGGAGTCGTCAACCAGACTTTGATCCGGGGGTTTCCGAATGGGGAAACCCGGCAGTCGTCATGGGCTGTCACCCGCTGCTGAACACATAGGCAGTGTGGAGGGAACGAGGGGAAGTGAAACATCTCAGTACCCTCAGGAAGAGAAAACAACCGTGATTCCGGGAGTAGTGGCGAGCGAAACCGGATGAGGCCAAACCGTATGCGTGTGAGACCCGGCAGGGGTTGCGCATACGGGGTTGTGGGATCTCTCTTCTGTCGTCTGCCGGCGACAGGACGAGTCAGAAACCGTTGATGTAGGCGAAGGACATGCGAAAGGTCCGGCGTAGAGGGTAAGACCCCCGTAGCCGAAACGTCAGCGGCTCGTTTGAGAGACACCCAAGTAGCACGGGGCCCGAGAAATCCCGTGTGAATCTGGCGGGACCACCCGCTAAGCCTAAATATTCCCTGGTGACCGATAGCGGATAGTACCGTGAGGGAATGGTGAAAAGTACCCCGGGAGGGGAGTGAAATAGTACCTGAAACCGTGTGCCTACAAGCCGTGGGAGCGTCGGGTAGGAACTTGTTCCTACCTCGTGACTGCGTGCCTTTTGAAGAATGAGCCTGCGAGTTTGCGGTGTGTTGCGAGGTTAACCCGGGTGGGGTAGCCGTAGCGAAAGCGAGTCCGAATAGGGCGTTTCAGTAGCACGCTCAAGACCCGAAGCGGAGTGATCTAGCCATGGGCAGGTTGAAGCGGAGGTAAGACTTCGTGGAGGACCGAACCCACCAGGGTTGAAAACCTGGGGGATGACCTGTGGTTAGGGGTGAAAGGCCAATCAAACTCCGTGATAGCTGGTTCTCCCCGAAATGCATTTAGGTGCAGCGTCGTGTGTTTCTTGCCGGAGGTAGAGCACTGGATAGGCGATGGGCCCTACCGGGTTACTGACCTTAGCCAAACTCCGAATGCCGGTAAGTGAGAGCACGGCAGTGAGACTGTGGGGGATAAGCTCCATGGTCGAGAGGGAAACAGCCCAGAGCATCGACTAAGGCCCCTAAGCGTACGCTAAGTGGGAAAGGATGTGGAGTCGCAGAGACAACCAGGAGGTTGGCTTAGAAGCAGCCACCCTTGAAAGAGTGCGTAATAGCTCACTGGTCTAGTGATTCCGCGCCGACAATGTAGCGGGGCTCAAGCGTACCGCCGAAGTCGTGTCATTGCAGCTTATAGCCCCAACGGGTGCTGTGATGGGTAGGGGAGCGTCGTCTGCCGGGTGAAGCAGCACCGGAAGGTAGTTGTGGACGGTTGACGAGTGAGAATGCAGGCATGAGTAGCGATTCACACGTGAGAAACGTGTGCGCCGATTGACTAAGGGTTCCTGGGTCAAGCTGATCTGCCCAGGGTAAGTCGGGACCTAAGGCGAGGCCGACAGGCGTAGTCGATGGATAACCGGTTGATATTCCGGTACCCGCTGTGAAGCGTCAAACATCGAACCAGGCGATGCTAAGTCCGTGAAGCCGCCCCGGAGCCTTCGGGCAAAGGGGAGTGGTGGAGCCGACGGACCAGACTTGTAGTAGGTGAGTGATGGGGTGACGCAGGAAGGTAGTCCAGCCCGGGCGGTGGTTGTCCCGGGGTAAGGGTGTAGGCCGTGCGGTAGGTAAATCCGTCGCACACAAGGCTGAGACCTGATGCCGAGCCGATTGTGGTGAAGTGGATGATCCTATGCTGTCGAGAAAAGCCTCTAGCGAGTTTCATGGCGGCCCGTACCCTAAACCGACTCAGGTGGTCAGGTAGAGAATACCGAGGCGTTCGGGTGAACTATGGTTAAGGAACTCGGCAAAATGCCCCCGTAACTTCGGGAGAAGGGGGCCACACCTGGTGATCCGTTTTACACGGTGAGCTGGGGGTGGCCGCAGAGACCAGCGAGAAGCGACTGTTTACTAAAAACACAGGTCCGTGCGAAGCCGTAAGGCGATGTATACGGACTGACGCCTGCCCGGTGCTGGAACGTTAAGGGGACCGGTTAGTCGAGATTCGTCTCGGCGAAGCTGAGAACTTAAGCGCCAGTAAACGGCGGTGGTAACTATAACCATCCTAAGGTAGCGAAATTCCTTGTCGGGTAAGTTCCGACCTGCACGAATGGCGTAACGACTTCTCGACTGTCTCAACCATAGGCCCGGTGAAATTGCACTACGAGTAAAGATGCTCGTTTCGCGCAGCAGGACGGAAAGACCCCGGGACCTTTACTACAGTTTGATATTGGTGTTCGGTTCGGCTTGTGTAGGATAGGTGGGAGACTGTGAAGCTTGGACGCCAGTTCAGGTGGAGTCGTCGTTGAAATACCACTCTGGTCGTGCTGGATGTCTAACCTGGGTCCGTGATCCGGATCAGGGACAGTGTCTGATGGGTAGTTTAACTGGGGCGGTTGCCTCCTAAAGGGTAACGGAGGCGCCCAAAGGTTCCCTCAGCCTGGTTGGCAATCAGGTGTTGAGTGTAAGTGCACAAGGGAGCTTGACTGTGAGACCGACGGGTCGAGCAGGGACGAAAGTCGGGACTAGTGATCCGGCGGTGGCTTGTGGAAGCGCCGTCGCTCAACGGATAAAAGGTACCCCGGGGATAACAGGCTGATCTTCCCCAAGAGTCCATATCGACGGGATGGTTTGGCACCTCGATGTCGGCTCGTCGCATCCTGGGGCTGGAGTCGGTCCCAAGGGTTGGGCTGTTCGCCCATTAAAGCGGTACGCGAGCTGGGTTTAGAACGTCGTGAGACAGTTCGGTCCCTATCCGCTGTGCGCGTAGGAGTCTTGAGAAGGGCTGTCCCTAGTACGAGAGGACCGGGACGGACGAACCTCTGGTGTGCCAGTTGTTCTGCCAAGGGCATGGCTGGTTGGCTACGTTCGGGAGGGATAACCGCTGAAAGCATCTAAGCGGGAAGCCTGCTTCGAGATGAGGACTCCCACCCACTTGATGGGGTAAGGCTCCCAGTAGACGACTGGGTTGATAGGCCGGATCTGGAAGCACAGTAATGTGTGGAGGTGACCGGTACTAATAGGCCGAGGGCTTGTCCTCAGTTGCTCGCGTCCACTGTGTTGGTTCTGAAACCACGAACGGCCCCGTATGGCCACATACGGTGCGGCTGACAGTTTCATAGTGTTTCGGTGGTCATAGCGTGAGGGAAACGCCCGGTTACATTCCGAACCCGGAAGCTAAGCCTTACAGCGCCGATGGTACTGCAGGGGGGACCCTGTGGGAGAGTAGGACACCGCCGAACTCCTTTTAGAGCTCTGGCTCTTGGGCACACACAGCCCAAGAGCCAGAGCTTTTTTGCGTTGAGGTAGGGTCAGGGGGCATCGTTGGCTCGTTTTCACTGGAGGCCCCCGGGTGGAGGTCCAGGAGACCCGTGTTCAGACGGACCGGGTCCTCACCATCCCGAACATCCTCAGCATGGCGCGTCTCGTCGGCGTGCCCGTGTTTCTGTGGCTGATCCTCAGGCCCGAGTTCGGGGGCCCGCAGAGCGACGGGTGGGCGCTCCTGGTGCTCGCTCTGAGCGGCGTCAGCGACTACCTGGACGGGAAGCTCGCACGGCGCTGGAACCAGATCAGCAGCCTCGGCCGGCTGCTCGACCCCGCCGCGGACCGGCTCTACATCCTGTCGACGCTCGTCGGCCTGACCTGGCGGGAGATTCTCCCGCTCTGGTTGACGGCTGCACTTCTTGCGAGGGAACTGGTTCTGCTGGTGATGGTGGGCATCCTCAGGCGACACGGTTACCCACCGCCCCAGGTGAACTACCTCGGGAAGGCGGCCACGTTCAACCTGATGTACGCCTTCCCGCTGCTCCTGCTCAGTGACGGAAGTGGATGGCTGGCGTCACTCGCTGCTATTTTCGGATGGGCGTTCGCAGGGTGGGGTACAACGCTCTACTGGTGGGCAGGAGTCCTCTACGTGGTACAGGTCCGCCGCCTCGTTCGTGCGGACGCCATGGCCGGCTGAGCCCCACAGATGGGCGGTCGCAGTGGTGGCTCGATGGCCCGCTGCGAAAAAGTGCGGGACAATCTGGATGGGTGAAGTCGGCTAGACCGTCGTCTCTTTTAGGAGGACGCTTCCGACATGAAGGCCGTCGTGATGGCCGGAGGCGAAGGCACACGCCTTCGCCCGATGACCTCGAGCATGCCCAAGCCGCTCCTGCCGGTGGCCAACCGGCCGATCATGGAGCACGTACTGAGGCTGCTCAAAAGGCATGGGCTCAACGAGACCGTCGTCACCGTGCAGTTCCTGGCCTCATTGGTCAAGAACTACTTCGGTGACGGAGAAGAGCTCGGTATGGAGCTCAGCTATGCCAATGAGGAGAAGCCACTCGGAACCGCCGGAAGCGTCAAGAACGCAGAGGAGGCGTTGAAGGACGACGCCTTCCTCGTCATCTCCGGCGATGCCCTCACCGACTTCGACCTCACCGAGCTGATCAACTTCCACAAGGAAAAGGGCGCACTGGTCACC
It includes:
- a CDS encoding CDP-alcohol phosphatidyltransferase family protein codes for the protein MEVQETRVQTDRVLTIPNILSMARLVGVPVFLWLILRPEFGGPQSDGWALLVLALSGVSDYLDGKLARRWNQISSLGRLLDPAADRLYILSTLVGLTWREILPLWLTAALLARELVLLVMVGILRRHGYPPPQVNYLGKAATFNLMYAFPLLLLSDGSGWLASLAAIFGWAFAGWGTTLYWWAGVLYVVQVRRLVRADAMAG